A window of the Thermodesulfobacteriota bacterium genome harbors these coding sequences:
- the lgt gene encoding prolipoprotein diacylglyceryl transferase: protein MLPYPNIDPVLVAIGPVQVRWYGLMYVLGFVATHFLVRHQTRRFQLTRLAAQMDNLNVVLLLSLVLGARLGYILFYNGPYFLDNPLEALAVWRGGLSFHGGLLGLILGGWWFCRRVGLGFWQTADAYTVTMPVGLALGRLGNFINGELYGRVSDVPWAMVFPQGGPLPRHPSQLYESLLEGVVLFAILWQVKNRRLPAGSMLGLFLVLYGLFRFVVEAFREPDPQLGFILGPLTMGQLLCSLMLVAGAILFVARNRGRPLASGSANYP, encoded by the coding sequence CTCATGTACGTGCTGGGCTTTGTCGCCACCCATTTCCTGGTGCGGCACCAGACCCGCCGCTTCCAGCTGACCCGGCTGGCGGCCCAGATGGACAACCTCAATGTGGTCCTGCTGCTGTCTTTGGTGCTGGGGGCCCGGCTTGGCTATATCCTCTTCTACAACGGGCCGTATTTCCTGGACAATCCTCTGGAGGCCCTGGCGGTTTGGCGGGGCGGGCTGTCCTTCCACGGCGGCCTTCTGGGCCTCATCCTGGGGGGCTGGTGGTTCTGCCGCCGGGTCGGCCTGGGCTTCTGGCAGACCGCCGACGCCTACACAGTGACCATGCCGGTCGGCCTGGCCCTGGGCCGGCTGGGCAACTTCATCAACGGCGAGCTCTATGGCCGGGTGAGCGACGTGCCCTGGGCCATGGTCTTCCCCCAGGGCGGGCCCCTGCCCCGCCATCCCTCCCAGCTTTACGAAAGCCTCCTGGAGGGGGTGGTCCTTTTTGCCATCCTCTGGCAGGTCAAGAACCGCCGGCTGCCGGCCGGCAGCATGCTGGGCCTGTTCCTGGTCCTCTACGGCCTGTTCCGTTTCGTGGTCGAGGCCTTCCGGGAGCCGGATCCCCAGCTGGGCTTCATCCTCGGCCCCCTGACCATGGGCCAGCTTCTGTGCAGCCTCATGCTGGTGGCCGGGGCGATCCTCTTCGTGGCCCGTAACCGCGGCCGTCCCCTGGCATCGGGCTCGGCCAACTACCCTTAG
- the rpe gene encoding ribulose-phosphate 3-epimerase gives MRRHLIAPSILSADFARLGDQVRAVQAAGADVIHVDVMDGHFVPNITIGPLVVEALRPVTDLPLDVHLMIEAPDRYLAAFAKAGADWLTVHAETCPHLHRTIQVIKQDLGKLAGVVLNPSTPLEAIRWVLPDVDLVLIMSVNPGFGGQAFIPSALPKIRALRAMLEEAGSPARIQVDGGIGLSTLAPVVAAGAEIFVAGSAIFGTPDYHATIAAMRRILDQTPPAG, from the coding sequence ATGCGCCGTCATCTCATCGCCCCCTCCATCCTCTCTGCCGATTTCGCCCGCCTGGGCGACCAGGTTCGGGCCGTGCAGGCGGCCGGCGCCGACGTCATCCATGTGGACGTCATGGATGGCCATTTCGTGCCCAACATCACCATCGGCCCCCTGGTGGTGGAGGCGCTGCGGCCGGTCACCGACCTGCCCCTGGACGTGCACCTCATGATCGAGGCGCCGGACCGCTACCTGGCCGCCTTTGCCAAGGCGGGTGCCGATTGGCTCACCGTCCACGCCGAGACTTGCCCCCACCTGCACCGGACCATCCAGGTGATCAAACAGGATCTCGGCAAGCTGGCCGGGGTGGTCTTGAATCCTTCCACCCCCCTGGAGGCGATCCGCTGGGTCCTTCCGGACGTGGATCTGGTCCTGATCATGAGCGTCAACCCTGGCTTCGGCGGCCAGGCCTTCATCCCCTCCGCCCTGCCCAAGATCCGCGCCCTCAGGGCTATGCTGGAAGAGGCCGGCAGCCCGGCCCGCATCCAGGTGGATGGCGGCATTGGCCTTTCCACCCTCGCTCCGGTGGTCGCTGCCGGCGCCGAGATCTTCGTCGCCGGCTCCGCCATCTTCGGCACCCCCGACTACCACGCCACCATCGCCGCCATGCGCCGGATTCTCGACCAGACCCCACCGGCGGGCTGA
- a CDS encoding pitrilysin family protein encodes MAGPIAQAEDLGRHLYKSTLDNGLTVIVKETPASPAVTVQIWVRAGSVYEDPGEAGITHLIEHMIFKGTPTRGPGELAGVIEGLGGSVNAFTSYEYTVYHATLAAAGWEAALDVLADAVLHSVFDPAELEREKQVVLEEVRMRQDRPPIRLFEALMANAYSQHPYRRPIIGSEATVASLTRDKILAYIDRHYQAGNLAVVVVGDVAAQKVEARVSQLLGGLPASTRQRPELVREPLPASPRFFQIVDDVRQVHLAVGLPISRFDSPDTAILDLVSHILGHGESSRLYHRLRDELGLVFRIDASTFTPADPGLLEITALVDPAKAEAALEACLTEVFRLRYQPVTAEELERAKRNLEADFVFNLERVEGQARMLGSFEFLAGDPRETAYLNRLREATAQDVQRVAGQYFEGSRVVAGLLVAADSHSALEAGTLRDLVERADAAAREGASSSLVPEAFLSDVHRFQLDNGITLLVREAPDVPTVGVRLVFPGGLMAEDRDTNGAFTFLSELLPKGTEKRSAREMSLAVADMAADIAGFTGKNTFGLRGSFLARFLEEGLGLMAEVIRTPALAQEEIDKLRPELLAQLRQQDDSLPTVAFRELNRQLYGDHPYGLNLAGSETSLAALTREDLARIYRQQARPERLVMAVVGDVQAAKVRDLVARLFGDWPAAGSAAERPAPVPPDPPPAPRLAIVSREKEQVHLVVGFLGTTLSSPDRFAIDLLETVLSGQSGRLFAELRDKESLAYSLSAFTQLGLDTGGLGVYIGTSPDKKDDAIRGIWRELYRLREEPISAAELARAKSVLAGHYQLGLESYGAQALEMALNETYDLGLDFGRRYLQRIADLTAADVQAVARKYIQPDRYIMVTVGAGAQP; translated from the coding sequence ATGGCAGGCCCGATAGCCCAGGCCGAGGACCTCGGCCGCCACCTCTACAAGTCCACCCTGGACAACGGCCTGACGGTCATCGTCAAGGAGACGCCGGCCAGCCCGGCGGTGACGGTGCAGATCTGGGTCCGGGCGGGCAGTGTCTACGAGGATCCCGGCGAGGCGGGCATCACCCACCTCATCGAGCACATGATCTTCAAGGGCACCCCCACCCGGGGGCCGGGCGAGCTGGCCGGGGTGATCGAGGGCCTGGGCGGCTCGGTCAATGCCTTCACCTCCTACGAGTACACCGTCTACCACGCCACCCTGGCTGCCGCGGGCTGGGAAGCGGCCCTGGACGTCCTGGCCGATGCCGTCCTCCACTCCGTCTTCGACCCCGCCGAGCTGGAGCGGGAGAAGCAGGTGGTGCTGGAGGAGGTGCGCATGCGCCAGGATCGGCCGCCGATCCGGCTCTTCGAGGCGCTGATGGCCAACGCCTACAGCCAGCACCCGTACCGCCGGCCGATCATCGGCAGCGAGGCCACGGTGGCGAGTCTCACCCGGGACAAGATCCTGGCCTACATCGACCGCCATTACCAGGCCGGCAACCTGGCGGTGGTGGTGGTGGGGGATGTGGCGGCCCAGAAGGTGGAGGCGCGGGTGAGCCAGCTTCTGGGCGGGCTGCCGGCCAGCACCAGGCAGCGGCCGGAGCTGGTGCGGGAGCCGCTGCCTGCGAGCCCCCGCTTCTTCCAGATCGTCGACGATGTCCGCCAGGTGCACCTGGCGGTGGGCCTGCCCATCAGCCGCTTCGACAGCCCGGACACCGCGATCCTGGATCTGGTCTCCCACATCCTGGGCCACGGCGAGAGCTCCCGTCTGTACCATCGGCTGCGGGACGAGCTGGGCCTGGTCTTCCGCATCGATGCCTCCACCTTCACCCCCGCCGACCCGGGCCTCTTGGAGATCACCGCCCTCGTTGATCCCGCCAAGGCGGAGGCAGCCCTGGAGGCGTGCCTCACCGAGGTCTTCCGGCTCCGGTACCAGCCGGTGACGGCCGAGGAGCTGGAGCGGGCCAAGCGCAACCTGGAGGCGGACTTCGTCTTCAACCTGGAGCGGGTGGAGGGGCAGGCCCGGATGCTGGGCTCCTTCGAATTCCTGGCCGGCGACCCCCGGGAGACCGCCTATCTCAACCGGCTGCGGGAGGCCACCGCCCAGGATGTCCAGCGGGTGGCCGGCCAGTATTTCGAGGGCAGCCGGGTGGTGGCCGGCCTGCTGGTGGCGGCCGACAGCCACTCGGCCCTGGAGGCTGGCACCCTGCGGGATCTGGTGGAGCGGGCCGATGCCGCAGCCCGGGAAGGGGCGTCCAGCTCCCTGGTGCCGGAGGCCTTTCTTTCCGACGTCCACCGCTTCCAGCTGGACAACGGCATCACCCTTCTGGTGCGGGAGGCGCCGGACGTGCCCACCGTCGGGGTGCGCCTGGTCTTTCCCGGTGGCCTCATGGCCGAAGACCGGGACACCAACGGCGCCTTCACCTTCCTGAGCGAGCTTCTGCCCAAGGGCACCGAAAAGCGCTCGGCCCGGGAGATGTCCCTGGCGGTGGCCGACATGGCGGCCGACATCGCCGGCTTCACCGGCAAGAACACCTTCGGCCTCCGGGGCTCCTTTCTGGCCCGCTTCCTGGAAGAGGGCCTGGGGCTCATGGCCGAGGTCATCCGCACACCGGCCTTGGCCCAGGAGGAGATCGACAAGCTCAGGCCCGAGCTCTTGGCGCAGCTGCGGCAGCAGGACGACTCCCTGCCCACCGTGGCCTTCCGGGAGCTCAACCGCCAGCTTTACGGCGACCACCCGTACGGCCTCAACCTGGCCGGCTCCGAGACCTCGCTGGCCGCGCTCACCCGGGAGGATCTGGCCCGGATCTACCGGCAGCAGGCGCGGCCGGAGCGGCTGGTGATGGCCGTGGTCGGGGATGTGCAGGCGGCCAAGGTCCGGGACCTGGTGGCCCGGCTCTTTGGCGACTGGCCGGCGGCCGGCAGCGCCGCGGAGCGGCCGGCGCCGGTCCCGCCGGATCCGCCGCCGGCCCCCCGCCTGGCCATCGTCAGCCGGGAGAAGGAGCAGGTCCATCTGGTGGTGGGCTTTCTGGGCACCACCCTGTCCAGCCCGGACCGCTTCGCCATCGATCTTCTGGAGACGGTGCTCTCCGGCCAGAGCGGACGTCTCTTTGCCGAGCTGCGGGACAAGGAGAGCCTGGCCTACAGCCTGTCCGCCTTCACCCAGCTCGGCCTCGACACAGGTGGCCTCGGCGTTTACATCGGCACCAGTCCCGACAAGAAGGACGATGCCATCCGGGGGATCTGGCGGGAGCTCTACCGGCTGCGGGAGGAGCCCATCAGCGCCGCCGAGCTGGCGCGGGCGAAAAGCGTGCTGGCCGGCCATTACCAGCTGGGTCTCGAATCCTACGGTGCCCAGGCCCTGGAGATGGCCTTGAATGAAACCTACGATCTGGGCTTGGATTTCGGCCGCCGGTACCTGCAGCGGATCGCCGATCTCACCGCCGCCGACGTCCAGGCGGTGGCCCGGAAATACATCCAGCCCGACCGCTACATCATGGTCACCGTAGGCGCCGGCGCCCAGCCCTGA